From the Candidatus Sysuiplasma jiujiangense genome, one window contains:
- a CDS encoding DUF1028 domain-containing protein, translated as MKPEPEWEMTSESRKIPRLSTYSIVAFDRETRSYGVAVQSKFIAVGSVVPWASSDAGAIATQAYANTSYGPSALDLFRRGLSAEKVLQKLISNDRQKDERQVGLVDRNGGSATFTGKKCIDWAGGISGESFAAQGNILVSSKTVESMADWFQNSDSNFPEKLIGCLKAAQKAGGDRRGMQSAALLIVRKGGGYAGFNDRFVDIRVDDSRQPINELERIFRLYDLVMLSRERPEDFVRVTASVRSEIQSHLSRLRYYSGKTDGLSSAEYRKAFSEYISINNFENKSSPRGRVSARLLEYMAKDNRKRK; from the coding sequence ATGAAACCAGAGCCAGAATGGGAGATGACATCTGAATCGAGAAAAATACCTCGCCTCTCCACCTATTCCATAGTTGCATTCGACAGAGAAACAAGGTCATACGGCGTTGCTGTCCAGTCTAAATTCATTGCTGTGGGTTCAGTTGTTCCATGGGCTTCTTCAGATGCCGGAGCCATTGCAACCCAGGCTTACGCCAATACATCCTATGGACCGAGTGCTCTGGATTTGTTCAGGAGAGGCTTAAGCGCCGAGAAGGTCCTCCAGAAGTTAATATCGAATGACAGACAGAAGGATGAAAGACAGGTTGGTTTAGTTGACAGGAATGGAGGAAGCGCCACATTCACAGGCAAAAAATGCATCGACTGGGCAGGCGGAATTTCCGGCGAAAGCTTCGCGGCACAAGGCAATATTCTCGTGAGTTCCAAAACAGTCGAATCAATGGCCGACTGGTTTCAGAACTCAGACAGCAATTTCCCCGAAAAATTGATCGGTTGCCTGAAGGCAGCCCAGAAAGCAGGTGGTGACAGAAGGGGAATGCAGTCTGCTGCCCTTCTGATAGTCAGGAAAGGGGGAGGTTATGCGGGATTTAATGACAGGTTCGTCGATATCAGGGTTGATGACAGCAGACAGCCGATTAATGAGCTTGAAAGGATATTCAGGTTATATGATCTGGTAATGCTGTCCAGGGAACGTCCTGAGGATTTTGTGAGGGTGACAGCATCGGTCCGTTCTGAAATTCAATCTCACCTCTCCCGTCTTCGTTACTACAGCGGCAAAACAGACGGGTTATCCAGTGCCGAATACAGAAAGGCATTCAGTGAATATATATCGATTAACAATTTTGAAAACAAATCTTCACCTAGAGGAAGAGTTTCAGCCAGACTGCTGGAATACATGGCAAAAGATAATAGGAAGAGGAAGTAA
- a CDS encoding HAD hydrolase family protein has translation MSKKEEIKGRLADVEAIATDYDRTLTDLGLNLHLDTIRAIDRASEAGIKIIIVSGRGLPFMLNMSSRFSRVDAMVAENGAVVVEDGSVEKLSETLGKKIARRLKEKHVHFVMGQVISYIQKGYMDEAETAVSEMSDIAKLVRNIDSGMVLPSDVDKDVGLQHALNKLGIDADRTVVVGDGENDISLYRAPFLKTALSNSVEEIRKRADLTVDSPGGEGVSKLVETILESRKV, from the coding sequence ATGAGCAAAAAAGAAGAAATTAAGGGAAGACTTGCGGATGTGGAGGCAATAGCTACTGACTATGACAGGACATTGACCGATCTTGGTCTCAATCTGCATCTGGACACTATCAGAGCAATAGACAGGGCTTCAGAGGCAGGGATTAAAATCATTATTGTTTCAGGGAGAGGCTTGCCATTCATGCTAAACATGAGTTCTCGATTCAGCAGGGTCGATGCAATGGTTGCAGAGAACGGGGCTGTTGTGGTTGAAGACGGATCGGTTGAGAAACTTTCTGAGACATTGGGAAAGAAAATTGCACGCAGACTGAAAGAAAAACATGTCCATTTCGTTATGGGCCAGGTGATATCATACATTCAGAAGGGGTACATGGATGAGGCAGAAACAGCCGTAAGTGAAATGTCCGATATTGCAAAACTGGTGAGAAACATCGATTCCGGAATGGTTCTTCCTTCCGATGTTGACAAAGATGTCGGTCTGCAGCATGCGCTCAACAAACTGGGAATAGACGCGGACAGGACTGTTGTTGTAGGTGACGGGGAAAATGATATTTCACTGTATCGCGCCCCCTTCCTGAAGACGGCTTTGAGTAATTCTGTTGAGGAAATAAGGAAGAGAGCCGACTTAACGGTAGACAGCCCCGGAGGGGAAGGGGTCAGTAAACTTGTTGAAACAATTCTTGAAAGCAGAAAGGTGTGA
- a CDS encoding tRNA (cytidine(56)-2'-O)-methyltransferase (catalyzes the S-adenosyl-methionine-dependent 2'-O-ribose methylation of C56 in tRNA transcripts), translating to MYEAAKRNVTVLRLGHRPERDKRITTHVALVARAFGADSMIITIPDAGIIERIRKVDENFGGDFSVNYSPDWKGLISGFDGLTVHLTMYGEKLTGAMKKINTHSNLLIIVGSEKIPADVYRLADLNVSVGNQPHSEVSALAIFLDRLFGGYWENDQMHGRLKIIPSERKKRVLNGED from the coding sequence ATGTATGAAGCAGCAAAGAGAAATGTTACCGTTCTCAGACTTGGCCATCGTCCTGAAAGAGACAAAAGGATAACAACACATGTTGCACTGGTCGCGAGAGCATTCGGCGCAGATTCGATGATTATCACTATCCCTGACGCAGGAATTATTGAGCGCATCAGAAAAGTGGATGAAAATTTCGGAGGCGATTTTTCCGTAAATTATTCCCCTGATTGGAAAGGTCTGATCAGTGGATTTGACGGCCTGACAGTGCATCTCACGATGTACGGCGAAAAATTAACCGGTGCAATGAAAAAAATAAACACACACTCAAACCTGCTCATAATCGTGGGTTCCGAAAAGATTCCGGCCGATGTTTACAGACTTGCCGACCTGAACGTCTCTGTGGGTAACCAACCCCATTCGGAGGTGTCAGCCCTTGCCATTTTTCTGGATAGGCTGTTCGGTGGGTACTGGGAAAATGACCAGATGCACGGCAGGTTGAAAATTATACCGTCTGAGAGGAAGAAGAGGGTTCTGAACGGGGAAGATTAG
- a CDS encoding glycosyltransferase family 4 protein, whose amino-acid sequence MTVIKICVNTQTPLVRFKISAPDLVEKYGSLPDVIDLEMLVQGEDYVYSPGGVTAMVYPLLKEMSLKGLIENAMWVALSPESPIRIIGNGITFVNIDLTRSESEKYVRFKDKLWNEIHGIEKMNFVPSEYLSFNVYSWKTADVLLQNFENFDIYYIHDFQQLQIGNFVGPFAPAVFRWHIPANFDSVSDRIRKFVIRNMEAYDALIVSTKRDLEALFRSGYRGIANQVYPYIDEKEWFEPSSQEISEFLQLTGLNEDDRYFLVVARMDPIKGQDVAIRALKKLHESLPDVKLLLIGNGSFSGSSTGGLGSSKASNWRKNIMKLISEFNLQQSVILAGHMPDKLMRAAYALCDCVILPSKAEGFGLVTVEAWRMRKPVIVSTGAGSSELVVDGINGYTFPSGDYEDLAERMRDIIVKGNGTELGTMGYETAKQCYVENAIKKLVPIFERAMSGY is encoded by the coding sequence GTGACTGTAATAAAAATATGTGTAAACACTCAAACGCCGCTTGTCAGATTCAAGATATCGGCACCAGATCTCGTCGAGAAGTACGGGAGTCTGCCGGACGTAATAGATCTGGAGATGCTTGTACAGGGGGAAGATTATGTATATTCGCCCGGCGGCGTTACAGCGATGGTATACCCTCTCCTCAAAGAAATGAGCTTAAAGGGTCTAATAGAGAATGCAATGTGGGTAGCCCTTTCTCCAGAATCTCCCATCCGGATAATCGGTAATGGCATAACATTCGTTAATATAGACCTGACAAGAAGCGAATCCGAGAAGTATGTGCGTTTCAAGGACAAGCTCTGGAATGAAATTCATGGAATTGAAAAAATGAACTTTGTTCCTTCAGAATATCTGTCGTTCAACGTTTACAGCTGGAAGACCGCTGACGTTCTTCTGCAGAATTTTGAGAATTTCGATATCTATTATATTCATGATTTCCAGCAACTGCAAATAGGTAATTTTGTCGGACCGTTTGCGCCCGCAGTTTTCAGGTGGCATATACCTGCAAATTTCGACAGTGTGTCTGACAGGATTCGAAAATTTGTTATAAGGAATATGGAAGCATATGATGCCCTGATTGTCAGCACTAAGAGGGATCTTGAGGCACTCTTTCGTTCTGGCTACCGCGGCATTGCCAATCAGGTCTATCCCTATATCGATGAAAAGGAGTGGTTTGAGCCGTCATCCCAGGAGATAAGCGAATTCCTTCAGCTGACGGGCCTAAATGAAGATGACAGGTATTTCCTGGTTGTAGCAAGAATGGATCCGATCAAGGGACAGGATGTAGCCATACGCGCATTGAAAAAGCTACATGAATCACTGCCTGATGTAAAGCTTCTGCTTATTGGAAACGGAAGTTTTTCAGGCAGTTCGACTGGTGGTCTTGGTTCATCTAAAGCCAGCAACTGGCGAAAGAATATTATGAAGCTGATATCAGAATTCAACCTGCAGCAGTCAGTGATACTGGCAGGACATATGCCAGATAAGCTTATGCGTGCCGCCTATGCCCTATGCGACTGTGTCATATTGCCTTCCAAAGCAGAGGGTTTCGGTCTTGTTACGGTCGAAGCCTGGAGGATGCGTAAGCCGGTGATAGTCAGTACAGGCGCCGGCTCATCCGAGCTCGTAGTGGATGGCATAAACGGTTACACGTTTCCTTCAGGCGATTATGAGGACCTGGCTGAAAGGATGAGAGATATTATAGTAAAGGGAAACGGCACCGAATTGGGAACTATGGGATACGAAACCGCAAAACAGTGCTATGTTGAAAACGCGATCAAAAAACTTGTTCCCATATTTGAAAGAGCGATGTCAGGCTATTGA
- a CDS encoding carbon-nitrogen hydrolase family protein, giving the protein MSKIKIGLLQISETKIAAALPEIENALKNETDLLVLPEKWMPIKEENIIKDDRHEFLDEISSLSRDYSSVVLTGALFESFAGEMFITCYAFGPDGEMLAKQRKLHLFEAEAQSFKPGYEVNYFDYRNSRIGIAICYDIDFPETVRKFALSDCDMLAVPSKIQKEGIEPWNIYVQARVLENRMPIAFANFKDGGHFDGRSALVEMERREDRNILYTRISAVGECEKLGIFTLDTSLFRSDRKKRLSDRNRTVDALAWEED; this is encoded by the coding sequence ATGAGCAAAATAAAAATTGGCCTCCTTCAGATAAGCGAGACAAAGATCGCGGCCGCACTGCCGGAAATTGAGAATGCACTGAAAAATGAGACCGATTTACTCGTACTTCCAGAGAAATGGATGCCCATAAAGGAGGAGAACATAATCAAGGACGACAGACATGAATTTCTGGATGAAATTTCATCTCTTTCCAGGGACTACAGCTCCGTCGTCCTTACGGGAGCTCTCTTCGAGTCATTCGCCGGAGAGATGTTCATAACGTGCTATGCCTTTGGTCCAGACGGCGAGATGCTCGCAAAGCAGAGAAAACTTCATTTGTTCGAAGCTGAAGCGCAGTCATTCAAACCAGGATACGAAGTCAACTATTTTGACTACAGGAATTCCAGAATTGGCATTGCAATATGCTACGATATCGACTTCCCGGAAACTGTAAGGAAGTTCGCACTTTCGGATTGTGACATGCTAGCAGTGCCGTCCAAGATACAGAAAGAAGGAATCGAACCCTGGAACATTTACGTTCAGGCCAGGGTTCTGGAAAACAGAATGCCAATAGCGTTTGCAAACTTCAAAGATGGCGGACATTTTGACGGACGGAGTGCCCTGGTAGAGATGGAAAGAAGAGAGGACAGGAATATCCTGTACACGAGGATTAGTGCGGTCGGCGAATGCGAGAAACTAGGCATATTCACTCTGGACACATCATTGTTCAGATCAGACCGGAAAAAGAGACTATCTGACAGAAACAGGACTGTTGATGCCCTTGCATGGGAGGAAGATTGA
- a CDS encoding PRC-barrel domain-containing protein, producing the protein MSRYPGWRGEDVLQEASELIGRQCYTNLGIYLGSVTNLVIDVEGAKIDGIFISDTNPLLVEGSRPALVPYRWIGNVGDIILLKHFPKRVGGKEKSVS; encoded by the coding sequence ATGTCACGCTATCCCGGATGGCGGGGTGAGGATGTGCTTCAGGAAGCATCTGAACTTATCGGAAGACAATGTTACACAAATTTGGGAATATATCTGGGCAGTGTTACCAATCTTGTTATTGACGTGGAAGGGGCCAAGATCGACGGGATATTTATCTCAGACACGAATCCGCTTCTCGTTGAAGGCAGCAGACCAGCGCTTGTGCCGTATCGCTGGATTGGCAACGTTGGGGACATCATATTGTTAAAGCATTTTCCGAAGAGGGTTGGAGGAAAGGAAAAGTCTGTTTCCTAA
- a CDS encoding class I SAM-dependent methyltransferase, translating into MSSGNLYVSGEEKFGFITSHFYGISRLIPTMNRFYNFVISDILKREFSSILDIGSGTGHILISAALKRNDFFGIGIDPSTYMVDIANRGASRHRIDQRIRFGLGSSRYIPGEMKFDLIYSSLSFHHWSDREGSLELIMRRLNPTGLLVIYEITDNGGLNRKFVKSHLMNADAFRDISGKTKVSVREITEKDDFISAAFQYTGNNHMPPPDTT; encoded by the coding sequence ATGTCAAGTGGCAATTTGTATGTTAGCGGTGAAGAGAAATTTGGATTCATCACCTCACATTTCTATGGAATCTCAAGACTGATTCCCACAATGAACAGATTCTACAATTTTGTCATCTCAGACATATTGAAGAGAGAATTCAGCTCGATTCTGGATATCGGTTCCGGTACGGGACACATACTCATTTCCGCAGCGCTTAAAAGAAATGATTTTTTCGGAATAGGCATAGATCCGTCCACATATATGGTCGATATTGCAAACAGAGGTGCTTCAAGACACCGAATTGACCAGAGAATCAGATTTGGATTGGGAAGCAGCAGGTACATCCCAGGAGAGATGAAATTTGACCTAATATATTCAAGCCTGTCGTTCCATCACTGGAGCGACAGAGAAGGGTCGCTTGAGCTTATAATGAGAAGGCTCAATCCGACCGGATTGCTGGTGATATACGAAATAACCGATAACGGGGGCCTGAACAGAAAATTCGTGAAGTCGCACCTCATGAATGCGGACGCATTCAGGGATATTTCAGGAAAAACAAAGGTTTCAGTTAGAGAAATAACTGAAAAAGACGATTTCATAAGTGCTGCTTTTCAATATACGGGAAATAACCATATGCCACCGCCGGATACCACCTGA
- a CDS encoding ArsR family transcriptional regulator — MNRMKVINEPSDLVPMLRAVDTEAKRQVLKEVTLEWKTAKEIEDKYGKEGREALKFLEKMKLVETRWQSSNKSPQPEKAYHTYYSSFHISVTWPVYEISDVLSIAMMPESEFKRIEKRILDEIGEEGKFAGDVAESLGMTSTMLKSIVKRSVRLDLRGHRVEKLKEEL; from the coding sequence ATGAATCGAATGAAGGTCATAAACGAGCCGTCGGACCTTGTACCTATGTTGAGAGCTGTTGACACTGAAGCAAAGAGACAGGTTTTGAAGGAAGTTACACTCGAATGGAAGACAGCTAAGGAAATTGAAGACAAATATGGAAAAGAGGGAAGAGAGGCGCTTAAATTTCTGGAAAAAATGAAACTTGTGGAAACGCGATGGCAGTCATCTAACAAATCGCCTCAGCCAGAGAAGGCATATCATACATACTATTCGTCATTTCACATCAGCGTGACCTGGCCCGTATATGAGATTAGTGATGTACTTTCCATTGCCATGATGCCGGAATCTGAATTCAAAAGAATTGAAAAGCGTATCCTCGATGAGATCGGGGAGGAAGGCAAATTTGCAGGAGATGTCGCGGAGAGTCTGGGTATGACCTCCACGATGCTTAAAAGCATAGTCAAACGATCCGTAAGACTTGATCTGAGGGGCCACAGAGTTGAAAAGCTGAAGGAAGAGCTTTAA